The region AGCTGGCCCAGGCGGGGCAGGTCCGCCGTGATCACGACCAGCGGCGTGGGGTACCCGCCGTGCGTGCCCGCGTCGGGCAGCAGCAGGATCGGGCGGCCGTCCGGCGGCAGTTGCAGCAGGCCCGGCACGTTCGGGACGCTGGGCCGCGTCGGGTCGCGCGGGGCCGCGACGGACTCGGTCAGGCGGGCGCCCATGCGGTCCGCCTGCGGACTGACCGTGAAGGGCCGCGCCAGCAGCGAATCGCGCAGGTCGGCCGTCAGGTCGCCTGTGCCGAGCACCCGCAACTCGTGGTGGGGCCCGGTGGGCGTGCGGAGGTCCGGCGCGATGAACGCCCGCCGCGCCGCCTGCGCGGGCAGGGGAGACCACGTCAGGTGATCGCCGGGCCGCAGCGCCCGCCCCTGCACCCCGCCGAACCCCGCGCGCAGGTCCGTGGCGCGACTGCCGAACACCTCGTGCCCGTGCAGGGCGCCGCGCACCGCCAGGAACGCCCGCAGGCCCCGCGCGGTCCCGCCGACCGTCAGGGTCTGCCCGGTCTGCACCGGAACGGCCCGCCACAGCGGCAGCGGCGCGCCGTCCAGCGTCGCGTCGAACGGCGCGCCGCACAGACTGACCAGCGCCGCCTCGTGAAAGAGGACCGTCGGGCCGCCCAGCGTGACCTCCAGGCCCGCCGCGTCCGGCGCGTTGCCCACCAGGGCGTTCGCCAGCCGCCGCGCGACCGGGTCCGCCGCGCCGCCCGCCGGGACACCCAGCGCCCGCACGCGCCGCCCGGCGTCCTGCACGGTGGTCTGCACGCCCGCACGCAGGACGGTCGCGCCGGTGGCAAGCGGCCCGCCGGCCACCGGCCGGGACGCCCGGGGCAGGGGGGCGGTCACGCGCGCGCCTCGAACTGCACGCGGTCACCGGGCTGCCACGGCACCGGGGCCGCGCGGGACAGGTCGAAGAAATTCATGGCGGTGCGGCCCACCAGCCGCCAGCCGCCCGGCGTCTCACGCGGGTACACGCCCGCCCACGGGCCGCCCAGCGCGACGCTGCCCGCCGGGACCCGCTCGCGCGGGGCGTCCAGGCGTGGCATCCGCAGCGGCTCGGGCAGGCCGGTCAGGAACGCGAAGCCCGGCGTGAAGCCCAGGAACGCCACCTCCAGCTGCGCCGCGCACAGCGCCGCCACGAAGGCCGCGCGGTCCAGGCCCGCGTGCGCCGCGCACCAGTCCAGGTCCGGGCCGCCGAAGGTCACGGGCACCACCACCCGCCGCCCGGACCCGCCCGGCGCCGGGGTCAGGGTCGCCAGTCGGGCCGCCACGGTCTCCTGCACCGCCTCGCCCGCCGTGGGGGCGTCCAGCAGCAGGGTCAGCAGGTCCAGCGCGGGCACCGCCTCCTGCACGCCCGGCAGTGGGTGGGCGCGCAGGCTGGCGTACAGTTCGCGGGCCAGGGGCGTGCGGACGTTCAGCGCGGCGTCCCCCAGCCACTCGAAGGTCGGCAGGTCCGGGCCGGAGGGTGCAGGCATGCCCCAGCATACGGACCCGCGCGGGGCCGCGCCGGGCCGCTGTGCAGCCACACACCTGAGCAGCCACCCCGCCTCACGCATTCGCGCCCCGCGTTCCCCGCCGCACCCGCTACGCTGCGGATCATGACTGCCCCCACCCCGCAGCCCCCGAGGCACGTCCGCGCGGTCGCCGTGCAACCCCACTGGAGTGCGCGCGACTTCACGACCCCCGAGGCGTTCCGCCGCTGGATGCGCGCCCAGCTGGACATGGCCCGCCCGCACCTGAAGCCGGGCGGCGTGAACCTCGTCGTGCTGACCGAACTGAACGGCCTGCCGCTCGTGCTGCGCGGCGGCGGGTGGGCGCTGCGCCTGCAGACCTTCGAGCGGGTGGCGCTGGCGCTGTTCCTCGCGCGGCTGCCGCGCGCCCTGCCGGTCCTGCTGCGCGAGCGGGTGTCGCCCATCCGCGCGCTGCAACTGGCGGGCATCGACGCGAACACCGAACTGTACCTGCACACCTGCCGGGACCTGGCCCGCGAGTACGGCGTGTACCTCTGCTGCGGCAGCGCGCCCATGCCCCGCTATGCGCGCCACGGGAACACCCTGCGCCGCGCGCCCGGCGTCCTGACGAACCAGACCGTCCTGCTCGACCCACACGGGGACCTGATCGGCGTGACCGACAAGGTGCACCTCACGCCCGACGAGGAGGCCGGAGGTGTGGACCTCACTCCCGGCCACCTCAATGACCTGCGGGTGTTTCCCACGCCCGCCGGGGACCTGGGCGTCGCCATCAGCCTCGACGCATTCCGCGCGGACGTCATCGGGTCACTCGCCGCGCAGGGCTGCACCGTCCTGCTGCAACCCGACGCGAACGGCTCCCCCTGGACGGCCAAGGAGGGCCTCCCACCCGACCCCGCGCACCTGCGCGACCAGCCCGTCGCGTGGCTGGACAGCAGCTGGCAGGTCACCGCCCAGCGCCAGATCCCGTACGCCGTGAACCCCATGGTCGTCGGGAACCTCCTCGACCTGACCTTCGACGGGCAGAGCGGCATCACCGGCCCCGCCGAGGAAGCCCCCGGCCTACGCAGCTACGTCCTGACCGACCCGCGCCCCGGCTTCCTGGCCCTGACCCCCTGGGTCACGGACGGCACCCCCGACGAACTGCGGCAGGCCGGACTGGACCGCGCCGCGCACAGCGGCCACCCCCTGGAAAACCGGTACCGCGAGGACACCCTGCACGCCGACCTGACCCTCCCGCCCGCCACCCGCCCCGCGCCGCCCCACACCCCGCACGAGGACGCCCTGCAAGCCCTACTGCGCGGCGAGGCCCGCGCCCCCCACCCCGGCCGCTGGGCACTGGCCGCGCTGCCCCTGCTGGCCCTGCCCCTCCTCACGTGGTTGCGCCGCCGCCCCTGACCGGCATTTGACAGGACGCGCCCCCCCTCTTATACTTCCCCTCGCGCCTGAGTTCAGCGACGGCGCGCCCCGCCATGCAGGGGGGGTTGGCCGAGTGGTTGAAGGCAACGGTCTTGAAAACCGTAGTAGGGCAACCTACCGGGGGTTCGAATCCCTCACCCCTCGCCAACACATGACAACCGGACTGGAGAGGTGGGTGAGTGGCTGAAACCGCACCCCTGCTAAGGGTGTATACCGCAAGGTATCGAGGGTTCGAATCCCTCCCTCTTCGCCACCATTCAACGCGCCACACGTTGAATGCAGCCAACAGGATGTGCCCGTAGCTCAGCTGGATAGAGCGTCTGACTACGGATCAGAAGGCCAGGGGTTCGAATCCCTTCGGGCACACCAGACAAGAGCCCCCGCCGCGCGCGGGGGTTCGCTGTGTTCACCCCACCTGAGCACTCCTGCCCAGGCCCGTTCACGCCCACTTGCAATTTCCGCCCCGACCCTGTAATCTCTTTCGGCTGAGCAACAAGCTCCGCACCACACAGGACGTGCCCGTAGCTCAGCTGGATAGAGCGTCTGACTACGGATCAGAAGGCCAGGGGTTCGAATCCCTTCGGGCACACCACAGACAAAAGCCCCCGCCGCGCGCGGGGGTTTCTGCTGTACCGGGTTACTTGCCGTTCTTCGTGAGGCGGTACAGGGTGACGCCGTTGCTGACGAGCAGGACGACGCACAGCAGGGCCATGGGCCACTCCTGCTTGCTGGCGAAACGGATGGTCAGGATGCCCCAGCCGATCACCAGGGCGGTCACGAGCCAGATGCGCCACGCGGGCGCGTTCATCGCAGGAACCTCATGCCCCCAGGGTACGGGGCGGGTGGGGGGCCGGTGGTCCCGCGTCACCTCCCACCTCACCGTTCATCTCATTTCCCGAGGCTGGAGGCCAGGGCACGTTTCAGGGCGCCTTCGGCGTTCAGGGTGCCCGCGCCGCAGGTGTGGCCCGGCTGCGGATCACAGCGCCCGCCGGGGAAGGGCGTGGCGCTGCCCGTCAGGTACGAGCGCAGCAGCGCCGGGCTGAGTTTCGGCCGGACGCCCAGCAGCAGACTGGCGACGCCGGTCGCGTGCGGCGCGGCGAAACTCGTGCCGTTCGGGGCGCGCTGCCCGCCGGGTCCGCTGACGCTGACGGTGGGAATGCCGCGCGCAGGGTCGCCGCCGGGCGCGGCCAGGGCGACGCTGCGGCCCCAGTTCGCGTACGCGGGCCGCTGACCAGCCTCGCTGACGCTGGTGACGGTCAGGACGTTCCGGCACCCCGCAGGGGAGTACCCACCGGCGTCCTGGCCGTCGTTGGCAGCCCCCGCGATGACCAGCGCGCCCCGCGCGGTGACGGCGTCCACGGCAGCCTGCACGCGCGCGTCGCAGCCGGTCAGCGGAATGAAGTCCGCGAACAGGCTCAGGTTCAGCAGTTTCGCTGGGTTCGGGTTGGCGGGCGCGCCCGGCACGGGAATCCCGGCCGCCCACTTCAGGCCATCCACGAGGTCCGGCACGGTGATGGTGCCCTCGGTGTCGGCCACGCGCACGTGCACGATCCTCGCCGCCGGGTTGATGCCCGCCATGCCGCGCCCGTCGTGCGCCGCGCCGATCAGGTTCGCGATCACCTCGCCGTGGTACGCGAAGGTCCCGACGGCGCTGGCGTCCGCGTCCCGCCCGCTGCCGTCCCCGGCACGCCCGGCGTCCGTGACGAAGTCGTAGCCGTTCACGGCCCGCGCGCCCAGTTCCGCGCTGCGCACGAATCCTGTGTCCAGCACGGCGACCATCACGGGCGCGCTGCGTTCCAGCGCCCACGCCTGCGGCATACGGATCAGCGCGAGGTTCCACTGCTGCGGGAACAGCGGATCGCCGGGCGTCACCGCCTGAACGGTGGGGGGCGCGGGCGTGACCGGGCGCGGCGCCGGGGTCAGGGGCGAGAGGGGGGGAATCTCCTCCAGCGGCGCCGGGGACACGGGGGCAGGCAAGCCGGGCGAGGGGGGCAGGCTGGGAATGGACGTGGCGGCCAGGGCGGAGCCCAGCAGCAGGCCTCCCAGCAGCGCGTGAGGCAGGTGACGGCGGATCATCCCCCCAGTGTCCGGCGCGCCGCTGACGCGCACCTGAGTGGCCCTTGGGGATACCATCACCCCTATGACCCAGCCTGCCCCCAGCCACCCCACCGCGCGGCCCGTCGTGCTCCTGACCGGGGCGTCCAGCGGGATCGGCCGGGCCACCGCCACGGAACTCGCCAGCCTGGGCTACGCGCTGGTGATCGCCGCCCGCCGCGCCGACGACCTGCACGCCCTGGCGCGGCAACTGGACCCCAGTAGTACCCGCGTGCTGGCCGTCCCCACCGACGTCACCGACGACGCCTCGCGCCGCGCGCTCATCGCGGCGGCCCACGCGCACTTCGGGCACATCGACGTCCTGATCAACAACGCGGGCGTGACCATCGAGAAGGGTTGGTGGTGGGACGACACCGACCCCCTGCGCGTCCTGCGCGTGAACGTGGAAGCCCCCATCGAACTGACGCGGCTGGTCCTGCCGGAATTTCAGGCGCGTGGCAGCGGCCACATCCTGAACATCGGGTCCGTCGCCGGACGCGCCGCGACGAACGGCATGTACTCCGCCAGCAAGTTCGGCATTCGCGGCTTCAGCCTCGCGCTGCGGCGCGAACTGCTCGGCACCGGCGTGCACGTCAGTCTGGTCGCCCCCGGCTTCGTGAAAAGCGAGATGACCGCCAGCGCCCGCCTCCCCATGCCCGGCCCCGAGGTGGTCGCCCGCGCCGTGGCCCGCGTCCTGCTGCAACCGAAAGCCGAGACCATCGTCCCGCGCCTGTACCGCCCCCTCGTATGGCTGGAAGGCCTGTTCCCCGCACTGGGCGACGCGGTCGTGCAGAAACTCATCTACCGCCGCTACGACCACAGCAGCGACACGAACCGCTGAGGATCAGCGCCAGTGCTGCGCCGGGCGGCCCTGCGCGTCCTTCCAGGCGTCCCAGCCGTTCACGGGCCGCACGCAGACCATCGCGGCGGCCTCCGAGGCGGATTTCAGGTCCAGGTCGCGGGTGAGTTCCAGCCGGGCGTCGTCCAGGGGGCGCAGCGTTCCGTCGGCCACCCAGGCGTCCCGCCGCGCCATGAACTTCTGCCAGCCCGGCTCGTCCCGGCGGCGCGCCGCACACTGACTGCCCGCCAGCAGCCGCCACGTCCCGCCCGGCAGGTAGAGGGCCTGCGCCGCGCAGCCCAGCGCGCGGAACGTGAAGCGCACACCCCCGGCCGCCTCTGCGCTGCCTGCAGGGGTCTGTGCGCCCAGCAGCACGTCCCGTTCCTGCTGCGTGATACGGACTCCGGTTGAAAGGTTTGCACAATCTTTCAACCCGAGCGGAGCGAGCGGGAGAGAAGCGGGTTCCAGACGTGGAGTTAACAGATCGGTGGAGTTCCGATCTGTTAACGAAACAAACGGAATCCGTATGACGCGGTTCATCTCGGCGGCCGCCTGCGCCGCCAGCGCGAAGGACGCGATCCCGAACTGCCGCTGCACGTCCGCCACGACCGGGGTCTTCTCGCGCAGGATGCGCGCCTCGTCCAGGCGGCGCTGCTGCTGCGCCTGCACGCGCGCCACCGCCGCCCGCGCCCCATCGGCACGCCACACGGCCGGGTCGAACAGCAGCGCGAAATCATCCGCGAACGGTTGCGGCTCGCGGCCCAGTTCCAGACGCAGCACCTCGTGTTCCTCGAAGGTCCCGCCCGGCTGGTGCAGGCGGTCCAGCACGGCCCACACCCGCCCGTTCGTGAGGACCGCCCAGGGGGTCTTCTCGCTGGCGGCGTACGTGACGACCTGCTGGTAGTCCCGCGGGCCCAGCGTGACGGTCATGCCCTTGAGTTCCAGCGCGAACGTGCCGCTGCCCGCCCGGATCAGGAAGTCCGCGCGGTGCCCGGCGCCGTTCGTCTCCTCCGGCACGACCTCCGCCGGGTTCCAGATGTCGAACCCCGCCGCGTGCAGCAGCCGCAGCACGACGGCCTGCCGCACGATCGCCTCGCCGGGCGGGGGAGCGTGGGCCAGCCACGCCTGGATGTGCGTGACGGCCTCCTGAACGGCGTCGGTACGGCTGGACATGTGCGCGGAGTCGACCAGCGACCCCGCGCCTGCACGGACGGAAACGGGACCGACGAAACCGCGCCCCCCGTGTGAACCGGGGGGCGCGCTGCCGGGTGCTGGTCTTAGCGGCCGACGCTGTAGCGGACGGTGTCGCTCGTCCAGTTCTGCTGGGGCACAGGCTGCTCGACGGGGTTCACGACGATGCTCAGCGCCTGCGCGAAGCCCGCCTGGGTCCTGGGCTGCACGGTGGCGAAGGTCTCGCCCTGGCGGTAGCTGCTGAGCTGGTCGAGGTCGAGCGGGGTGCGGCTGGCGATCACGAGGACCTTGTTGATGCCGCGCGGGCCGCTGATGTTGAACACGAAGTTGTCCCCCTGGGCCGGGAAGGTGCGGGTCTGCCCGGCGCGGACGTAGGCGCTGCCGCTCAGGCGGTTGGGGAGGATCTGGTCGGTGGTGCCGTCGGGGTTGATGTTGAACAGGTACACGTACGCGTCCTCGTTCACGGTGGTGCCGATGCTGATGCGGTCGCCGACGCGGTACACGGGGGTGCGGTCGCCGCTGGTGTCGCGGTCCACCCAGACCTTCACGCTCAGGTCGGTGGGGACGGGGTTCACGATGATGCTCTGCGCGCTCAGCTTGGGCGCGGCAAGGGCGGGGGTGGCGGCACCGAGGATGGAAGCGGTCAGGGCGAGCAGCAGGGCGGGCTTCTTCATGGGGGGCTCCAGGGGACGGGCCGGATCTCCGCCGCGCGGTGATTCTCGCCGTGCGGGAGTGCGTGGAGACCGGGGGTGTTGTCCTGCCCTGAATGGTAAGGAAGGTCACCTGACGGGCGGTGAAGGCAGGCTGACTCAACATGAGCTGGAACGTGGCCCGGCTCATGATCGGCCGATCAGAATTCAGCTGGCCGGGTCAGAGGGGACAGCAGAAGCGGCCCGCCGGATCGCTCCGGGGGCCGCCTAATCTGGCAGGGATACTAGGATTCGAACCTAGACAAACAGATCCAAAATCTGTTGTGCTGCCATTACACCATATCCCTGTACTGCTGCCGAAACATGCGTTTCAGGCGGGTACGAGTATAGGGGTGCCCGGCGCCGCAGGTCAAGATACGGGTGTGGGCGCCGCCTCGATGACGGTCAGGCCCGCGAACTTCAGCAGCAGCCGCTTCTGGCCCACACCGGGGAAGTACAGCAGCACCTCGCGCCGCTCGCCCTGATGGAAGCCCTGCATGAACACGCCCTCGCCGAACTTCGGGTGCCGCAGCCGCAGCGGCTGGGTGGTACTCACGGCGCGCTGCAACTCGCGGCTGGGGATGCCCAGGCGGGCGCTGACCTCCGGCAGGGACAGGCCGTGCAGGTCCAGCAGTTCGCGCGCCTGCGTGGGCCAGCTGGGCGGCAGCGCCGGAACGTCCGGCAGCGGCGCGCTGTCCGGTCGCGTGGGCGGGAGGTCGTCCGTATCGGGCACCGGGACCTCGGCGGGGCGGACGGTCAGGCCCGGGACGCTCTGGAGGAACGCGCGGGTGGCGAGCTTGTCGGTGGGGCGCCGCTCGCCGCTGGGCAGCGTGGGCGAGAAGCAGCGGCTGACCGCGATGCACTCGAAACACCCCTGCGCCTGCTGACAGCACGCCTTGCTCGTCAGGTCCAGCGCCCGCTGCAGCAGGTCGTCCATGTGCTCGAACGCCCGCCGGGCCACGCCCAGGCCGCCCAGCCAGTCGTCGTACAGGAAGAAGTACGTGTCGCGCCCCTCGCGGAACGCGCCCGCCAGGTCGTTCTCGTCGCAGGCCACGCGTTCGGGCGTGACCTTCTGCAGCAGGTGCTTGAGGGTGTGCGCCACGGCGGTGGGCCGCTCGGTGGCGCGCGGGTCCACGCCGACCTCCAGCGCACTCGTGCGGAAGGGCGGCAGTTCGGTGGGCTGCTCGTACAGGTGCTCGGAGAGCTTGTGGTCCTGCATGCGGTCCTGGATGCGGCCCCCGCAGCGGGCGCAGCTGCGCTCGGTCTCGCCGGGTTCGCGGTCGCAGCCGACGCAGACCCGCTCGAACACCTGCCGGAGCATCTGGTACCCGGTGTAGCGCCGCCGGATGACGACCTCGCCGTGCCGGAACGCCAGCGGGCCGCGCCGCTCCCACTCGCCCATGCGGGCCGGGGTGACCTCGATGGCGTACAGACCGCGCGTGAACAGGTTCGCGGCGTCGTGCTTCTCGACCAGGATCGCCGTGCCCGCCGGGTGCTCCTCCCAGCGCAGCACCTTGTACCCCTGCCCGTCCAGGGTGAACACCGCGCCCTCGTGCTTCTCGGTCAGGGCGTAGTGCTGACTGGGGCTCTCCAGCGGGGCGTCCAGTGCCCGCGCGCCGTGCCGTTCCCACTCGGCGGCCTCGACCACCGCGAACTTCAGGCTGCCCTCGCCGCGCAGGTTCCAGTAGCGCGGGCTGGGCTGCGCCTCGTGCGGTTCCGGCAGTCCGGCGGCGTGGAACTCGTCGTTCGCGCGGGCCGCGTGCCGGGGCGACAGGTACGGGTTGTGCGCCTCCACGACCGCCTTCTCGATCGGGCCGGTCAGCAGTTCCAGGAAGTTCCCCGCGTTGCTGTAGAACGCGTCCGCCGGTTGCGGCACGCCCTGCTCGTTCAGCGCCGGGAGGTACAGCACCAGCCCCGGCGCGATCCGCCCCGCCCGCCCCGCCATCTGCCGGAACGCCATGCGGCTTCCCGGGTACCCGTCGATGATCACGACCTCCAGATCCCCGATGTCCACCCCGGCCTCCAGCGCGTTCGTGGCGAACATCACCCCGCTCCTGGCGCGGCGGAACTCCGACAGGCGACCCTCGCGGTCACTCGTGCCCGCCATGTACAGGTGCGCCCGGCGCGCGTACTGCGGCTGCGCCCGGTACGTGGAGTACAGGCGCGCCGCCCGCGACCGCCCCCGGAAAAACGCCAGCACCTTCAGGTCGTACCGCTCGCTGGCGTCCATCACCGCGTTCCAGAAGCGCCTCGGCTGCCCCCTGTGATCCGCCAGCACGAACCGCTTGCCGTGCCGCGCCGCGCCGGACTCGCTGACCTCCACGGCGTCCACGCCCGTCAGTTCCCGCGCGAACTCCGCCGGGTTCCCGATGGTCGCGGTGCTCAGGATCACCTGCGGGTCCGCGCCCAGCGCCCGCGCCAGCGCCAGCAGGCGGCGCAGCATGCCCGCCACCTCGCTCCCGAACCCACCCCGGTACGTGTGCGCCTCGTCCAGCACCAGAAACGAGAGGTTGCGCAGGAACTCCCGCACGCCCGGCTGCGTCAGCGACCAGTGCAGCTTGTCCGGCGTGGCCGTCACCATCCGCACGCCGGGCCGGAACACCACCGACCCCTGCGCGCTGCCCTGGAACGCCGCCACCTCCCACGGGAATCCCCCGCGCTCGCGGAAGGCCAGCAGCTTGTCCCGCTGATCCTGCCCCAGCGCCACGAGCGGGTACACGAACAGCGCCGTCGCGCGCGGGTCGCGTTCCAGCCGGTCGAACACGCCGGGGAAGAACGCGCCCGTCTTGCCGCTCGCGGTGGGCGTCGTGATGATCACGTGCCGCCCGTCCCGCATCAGCTCGTACGTGCGCGCCTGATGCGCGAACACCTCCGGGAAGCCGAAGCCCCGCGTGACCGCGTCGCTCCAGCCCAGCCCCGACGCCGCCACCGTCCGCGCGTCCTGCGGCCACTCCTCGTGCAGGCGCGTCGCCCCGCTCCCCAGCGTGTCCCGCAGGAAGCCCTCCAGACGGGCGAAGGGAGAGCGGGCGGGCAGCATCCCCACAGTCTAGAGCCGCGCGCACACACGCAAGAGGGAAGCGCGTCACGGTCGCCCGCCCGCGCGGGGTAGACTGGACAGCAGTTCATGACGACTCCCGAACCGCCCACCGTGTTTGTCGTGACGTCCCAGGAAGCCCGCGCGCACGCGCTGCGGGCCCACCTGCCGCGCGTGAACGTCGTCCACGCCCCCCACGCCGAATTCCTGATGCGCGAATCGCACGTCACCATCCCCGACGTCGCCCTGCTGTACACCGACACCCACGGCGTGCCCCTGCACCAGGTGCTGCCCATGCTCCGCCAGCGCGCCGAACTGGGCGGCACCCACTGGCTCGCCGTCGGCTCCCAGGGCCTGGGCGAGATGCTCGGCGCGGGCGCCGACGCCCTGATCAGCGACGTCACGCCCCCCGAAGCCCTCGCGCTGCAGGTCCGCGCGCTGCTGGGCCGCGCGCAACAGTTCCGTGACACGCTGGGCCGCGTCGCCACCCTGCAGCGCCGCATGGACACCTGGGAGCACGAGGAACGCGTCCGCGACCAGCTGGTCCACATGCTCGTCCACGACCTGAAAAACCCCATCGCGGCCGTCATGGGCCTGCTGGAGATCGTGCAGGACGACCCCCGCGTGCCCGAGGACAACCGCGAACTGCTCAAGGTCGCCCGCGACGAGACCCAGCACCTGCTGCACCTCACCGTGAACATGCTCGACGTCCGCAAGATCCAGGCGGGCAAGATGAACCTGAAACGCGAACTGATGTTCACTCCAATGTTCCGTGAGGTCGTCGACCTCGCCCGCGGGGACGTCGGCAGCGGCCTGCGCGACCGCCACATCCGCGTCGAGGTCGAACCCGACCTGAGCCCCGCCAGCGTCGACCCGGAAATCCTGCGCCGCGTCCTGGCGAACCTGATCAGCAACGCCCTGAAACACACCACCACCGGCGGCCTGATCCTCGTCGTCGTCAAGGGCACCCCCGACGCCGTGCAGGTCACCGTCCGCGACGACGGCGAAGGCATCCCCGCCGACGACATCCCCAACCTGTTCGCCGCGTTCGAACAGTCCCGCCTGACCCTGCATGGCCGCTTCGACACCGGCATGGGCCTCGCGTTCTGCAAACTGGCCGTCGAGGAACACGGCGGGCAGATCTGGGTCGAATCCGAACGCGGCAAGGGCGCCACCTTCTACTTCACGCTCCCGCTGGCGCAGGACGCCGAGGACGACGACTTCGTCGAACTGGTGTAATCGGGCAGGGGAGAGGCGGCCGCTCAGGGCACCTCGGCCAGGGCTGGACCACCGGCGTACAGGTCGATGTCCAGGCCCGCGCCGAGCGCCGCCAGTCGGCTCAGGTCCTCCCGCTCGATCGGTATGCCCCACATCTGTTCCGCGTAACCGCGGTACCCGACCGTCACGCTGACGTCACAGGTATCAGCCAGTGTCCGGATGCGCGGCGCGGCCTCCTGCGTCAGATCCAGCAGGCGGGTCAGCTTGTCCTCGAACTCGCCGGGGCGGTCACCTTCGGGGCAGAGGGTCCAGCGGGTGAACGTCCGGCGTGATGGGCTGAAGCCGGGTCGTGTCCATTCGTCCCCGACGCTCCAGGCATCCGTGGGGTCCAGACCGGTGGCACGGGTGATGTCTTCGGCGCTGAGGGTCTCGCTGACGATGGACAACGCCACCCGCGCTCGCGCTGAAGCTCGCGCGCCCAGGATGTCCCAGCCGTCCGGTGTGGAGCGCACCATGACCACGAGGAAATAGTCCTCGCCCTGCGGCCTGAAGTGCACCTGCTGCACGTCACCGTCCAGCAGGACGCCGTGAACGCGTGGTTCGCCGTCGGTGGATTCGAGAACGTGCGGAGCAAAAAACTGGATGGTGGTGGCGCAGGTCGGTGAGCGGAGTTCTGCGAGGGCGGCCTGCTCGGCGGTCGGGTGGGGTGCGGGCATGTGGGATGACCATACCTGTGCCTGACGGGTGGGTGGTGGGCTGTTCGTGGCTGCGTGTCGTGTGAACCGTGATAAAACAGGGGCGTACCAACAGTTTTATGAAGTGCAGTTCGT is a window of Deinococcus grandis DNA encoding:
- a CDS encoding DEAD/DEAH box helicase → MLPARSPFARLEGFLRDTLGSGATRLHEEWPQDARTVAASGLGWSDAVTRGFGFPEVFAHQARTYELMRDGRHVIITTPTASGKTGAFFPGVFDRLERDPRATALFVYPLVALGQDQRDKLLAFRERGGFPWEVAAFQGSAQGSVVFRPGVRMVTATPDKLHWSLTQPGVREFLRNLSFLVLDEAHTYRGGFGSEVAGMLRRLLALARALGADPQVILSTATIGNPAEFARELTGVDAVEVSESGAARHGKRFVLADHRGQPRRFWNAVMDASERYDLKVLAFFRGRSRAARLYSTYRAQPQYARRAHLYMAGTSDREGRLSEFRRARSGVMFATNALEAGVDIGDLEVVIIDGYPGSRMAFRQMAGRAGRIAPGLVLYLPALNEQGVPQPADAFYSNAGNFLELLTGPIEKAVVEAHNPYLSPRHAARANDEFHAAGLPEPHEAQPSPRYWNLRGEGSLKFAVVEAAEWERHGARALDAPLESPSQHYALTEKHEGAVFTLDGQGYKVLRWEEHPAGTAILVEKHDAANLFTRGLYAIEVTPARMGEWERRGPLAFRHGEVVIRRRYTGYQMLRQVFERVCVGCDREPGETERSCARCGGRIQDRMQDHKLSEHLYEQPTELPPFRTSALEVGVDPRATERPTAVAHTLKHLLQKVTPERVACDENDLAGAFREGRDTYFFLYDDWLGGLGVARRAFEHMDDLLQRALDLTSKACCQQAQGCFECIAVSRCFSPTLPSGERRPTDKLATRAFLQSVPGLTVRPAEVPVPDTDDLPPTRPDSAPLPDVPALPPSWPTQARELLDLHGLSLPEVSARLGIPSRELQRAVSTTQPLRLRHPKFGEGVFMQGFHQGERREVLLYFPGVGQKRLLLKFAGLTVIEAAPTPVS
- a CDS encoding sensor histidine kinase, yielding MTTPEPPTVFVVTSQEARAHALRAHLPRVNVVHAPHAEFLMRESHVTIPDVALLYTDTHGVPLHQVLPMLRQRAELGGTHWLAVGSQGLGEMLGAGADALISDVTPPEALALQVRALLGRAQQFRDTLGRVATLQRRMDTWEHEERVRDQLVHMLVHDLKNPIAAVMGLLEIVQDDPRVPEDNRELLKVARDETQHLLHLTVNMLDVRKIQAGKMNLKRELMFTPMFREVVDLARGDVGSGLRDRHIRVEVEPDLSPASVDPEILRRVLANLISNALKHTTTGGLILVVVKGTPDAVQVTVRDDGEGIPADDIPNLFAAFEQSRLTLHGRFDTGMGLAFCKLAVEEHGGQIWVESERGKGATFYFTLPLAQDAEDDDFVELV
- a CDS encoding DUF4279 domain-containing protein, whose translation is MPAPHPTAEQAALAELRSPTCATTIQFFAPHVLESTDGEPRVHGVLLDGDVQQVHFRPQGEDYFLVVMVRSTPDGWDILGARASARARVALSIVSETLSAEDITRATGLDPTDAWSVGDEWTRPGFSPSRRTFTRWTLCPEGDRPGEFEDKLTRLLDLTQEAAPRIRTLADTCDVSVTVGYRGYAEQMWGIPIEREDLSRLAALGAGLDIDLYAGGPALAEVP